Within the Chitinivorax sp. B genome, the region TTATTGCCGCCGATGCCCAGCACAAGTTCTTCAGGTTGGGTGTCCCCACCGTGTCCTATTCCGATCCACACATCCACGGTATGGCAGCGACCATGTTGCAGCCGGGTGATGCTGTGGTAGCCATTTCCAATACCGGTCGTACTGCGGACTTGATCCGAAGTGTGCAGATTGCCCGAGAAGTAGGTGCCAAAGTGGTTGGCATTACCCGTAGCAACTCACCCTTGGCCCAGTACTGCCATGTTGCATTGTATGCCGATACCCCTGAAGACCCGGATATCTATACACCGATGGTGGCGCGAATCGTTCATCTGGCGATCATTGATGCACTGGCGGTAGGCGTATCGCTACGCCGTGGGCCCGAGCTGATCAGGCAGCTGGAGCAGGTCAAACGCATCCTGAAGGAAAAGCGCGTACGCGGCTTTGAGTAAATCAGGTGCCACAAGCGCCTGGGCATGACTGGAAACCGGGGTACACCGGTTCCATCAACACAACCTGACAGCAGGGTGACAAAACGCTGCCGCTAGCAAGCAGACCTTGGTCAGCGCTTGCCTTGCGGGATTCGAATGTAATTATAATTTCTGCCTGTATCGGTGCCATTTGGCTTGGCATGCCGATTTCCGGGCTGAAATCTGCACGGGAATCACGATGTCCAGCCTTACCCAATCTCCAGCTTGGCTTGCGCTGCAGGCCCATTTCGAGCAAACCCGGCATTTGCATCTACGCGAGTTGTTTCAACACGACCCTGGGCGGGCGGAACGGATGTCAATCGAGGTATGCGACATGCTGCTCGATTACTCCAAAAACCGTGTCACCGATCAAACCCAGCGCCTACTGATTGATCTCGCCAAGCAGGAAAACCTACCCCAGAAGATCGCCGCCATGTTTTCTGGCGAAAAGATCAACGTCACAGAGAACCGTGCTGTGTTGCATACCGCCCTACGTAACCGCGCGAATACGCCAGTTTACGTGGATGGTGACGATGTAATGCCCAAGGTCAATACAGTGCTGACCCGGATTGGTAGCTTCTGCGACCGGGTTCGTCATGGCGAATGGTTGGGTTACACGGGCCAGCCGATTACCGATATTGTCAACATTGGTATCGGGGGGTCTGACCTTGGTCCATTGATGGTATGCGAAGCGCTGAAAACCTATGGTCACCCGCGCCTCAACATGCATTTCGTGTCAAATGTGGATGGTGCACAGATCGCCGATGTCCTTCGCAAGTGCCATACGGCCACGACCTTGTTCGTGATTGAGTCAAAGACATTTACCACTTCCGAAACACTCACCAATGCGCATACCGCGCGTAACTGGTTCTTACGATCCTCTCGTGACGAGAAGGCGATTGCCAAACATTTCGTGGCAGTATCGACCAATGCCAAGGCCGTCTCCGAATTCGGGATCGATACCAACAACATGTTCGAATTCTGGAACTGGGTCGGTGGCCGTTATTCACTGTGGTCGGCTATTGGCTTGCCGATCGCACTGTTGCTGGGTAAAGAACACTTCCAGGCATTGCTGACCGGTGCACACATGATGGATCAGCACTTCCGCAATGCACCGCTGGAAAAGAACATGCCGGTCATTCTGGCACTGCTGGGTATCTGGTATGGCAACTTCCACGGCGCAGCCAGCCAGGTGATTGCACCCTATAACCAGAGCCTTCATCGCTTGCCTGCATACATGCAACAGTTGGATATGGAGTCGAACGGAAAATCAGTCCGGATGGATGGTAAACGGGTGGATTACCAGACCAGCGGTGTGATCTGGGGTGAAACAGGCATCAACGGCCAACATGCCTACTTTCAGATGCTGCACCAAGGTTCGCAACTGATCCCGATCGATTTCATTGCATCCATCGAGAACCCCAGCACGTTACCCGATCACCATCAGATATTACTGGCCAATTTCTTTGCCCAAGCAGAAGCTTTCATGCGTGGCAAGACTGAAGCAGAAGTGCGCACCGAATTATTGGCGCAAGGTATCGATGGCGAAAACGCAGAACGACTGTTGCCGCACAAGATTTTTGAAGGTAATCGTCCTTCCAACACACTGTTGCTACATCGGCTCGATCCTAAAACCCTGGGTGCATTGATTGCCTTGTATGAACACAAGATTTTTACTCAAGGGGTAATTTGGGGTATCAACAGCTTTGACCAGTGGGGCGTGGAGCTTGGCAAGCAATTGGCCACCACCATCCATGGGGAACTGATGAATCCGTTGCCTGCCCAACATCATGACAGCTCAACCAACCGGCTGATCAACTACTTCAAGCAGCGTGCGAAATCCTGACCCTGTCGTATCCAAAAGCCTTGTTCATACAATACCGTAGGAAACGACGGGCATTTCACGGCGAATGAGGGTGCGGACTCCTCATTCGCCTTTTTGTGAACCTATCATCAGTAGCACCAGTTTCTGTGCCCTGGGCAGACGCTTGATGGCGATCTCTCGTTTCAATGCTTGGCTTTTCCCTTCGACCAGCTCCACGTATGCCAGATTCACAGGTAAGTGGCTGCGCGTATAACGAGCGCCGGTGCCTTGAACATGTTCGTTAATTCGCTTCGCCAAGTTATTGGTCACCCCGGTATACAATGAATCATCGCCACAACGCAGTATATACACCACCCATTGCCCAGGTGGAAAAGCGTCCATATCCATCAAATCCGCCTAAAACAAACCACAACTCAACCCGGCTGCAAGCGTTGCACCCAGCTCTTCACAGGCTCGCAAGGCATCCGCTGTCAGTTCACCTTTGCAGATGATCGGCTCTGCAACCCGTTGTAGCGGATACCCCCTCGCAATTCGTTCAATCGCAGCCAATGCGCCCGTACCGTCATTTCCTGCACTGATGAACACCGCAAATGGCAGCCCCTCCACCAAACCTTGTGCCGGGTAATAGGTGCGATCAAGAAAATCCTTCAACGCACCAGACATATACCCAAAATTCTCAGGTGTCCCCATCAAGATAGCATCACACCACAACAGGTCATCCAATCCAGCCTGCAAAGCGGGCAGCACACGCCATTCAACCTCATCGGCAAAAGCCATTGCACCACGCCGTGCACTTTCCGCCATCATGAAAGTTCGCCCACTCTGACTGGCGTACACAATCAGTAAATGTTTCATGATATGGGTTTGGAAGAATCTGCAGCAAAAGCTGGCCAACTGGATGGCACAATAAAGCCGCGACTACGTTCCTGCCAGTCGCGATATGACATTTGTACTAGTTCGGCAATCAGCATTGGCCGTGGATGGGTACTGAAACGCTGGGCTAATATGGCATGTAAGGTCTGCGTGTCATATGTTGTCACTTGGTGTTGCGTAACCGTTGCGACCCAATTCACTTTGGGCAGAATTGCATATTGGCAAGTGGGATTGAGCCAGTCGGGGCGCTCTGAGGGCCGCCAATACACCCACCAACCATTGGGATGCAACCATTGACCCGCTTGCCAGTCGTGCCAAGCATAGAATAACCAGCCTTTCAGCCAAGCCAATGCCTGCCCCGGCCGTACCGGCATCATTGCCAACGCCTCAGGCTGAGCCGACATTGGCAATTGATGTGTTTGCAACCGCTGTAACTTCAAATCCAGACGATCGGCAGGATTGGGTCCCACCAGGGATGTCGGGCCATTACCCGTTTGCAGGAACAACTTGAAAGCGCACTCAACGTGGCTCAAACCGAATTCAGGTAATTGGGCCAGAAAATCCAGCTCGCCGATGGTGATCTGACCACGCTTGATCAGCAGATGTTGGGCAATCAGACCAAATCCAGGCGCATGCTCAAACAAGTAAGCCAGCAGCGCTTCCACATAGTAGCCCAGCCGACCTACCACAAACGGGGCGACATGAGCATGCAAAGTCTGTGGTGAAGCATCTTGTACCTGCAACCACGTCGCCAGCACTTCACCACATCGGGCATACCATGCATCAGTCAAACAGGCATCACATGAGTTGACCGGCACTGCAGAAGCCAGACCTGGCGCGGTAGCCAACCATGCCAGATTGCGCACATGCAGGTCGCCCAGCGTGGTCGGCAATCCAGTCGTATGCATGCTTAGTCCTCGTACAACTCCAATGGCAATCCGTCGGGGTCCTGAAAGAAAGCAAAACGCCGCTTGGTCAGCTCATCCACCCGTACTGGTTCAACCTCCACGCTATATGCCCTGAGGTGGGCCAACGCTGCATCCAGATTCGCTACCCGCAATGCCAAATGTCGGAGGCCACAGGCTTCTGGCCGGGTTGGTCGGGCCGGTGGCGAAGGAAAGGAGAATAGTTCAAGCTGGACGCCATCCGGCAGTGCCAGATCCAGCTTCCATGACTCGCGTTCTGCACGCCAGGTTTCAGCGATCACCCGCAGCCCCAACACAACGGTATAGAAGTAACGCGAACGCGAATAATCACTACAAATCAACGCAACGTGATGTAACCCACCTAACCCAATCATGCCTCTTCACCAGCTTTAACCTTGGGTTTACGACGGCGACGGCGACGTGATTTGGCAGGCTTTCCTTCACCATCGACGAATTCAGCTGCTGTGGCATTACCTTGGGTCTGGCCGACGACGGAAGACGATGTAGCGACGGGTGTGGTAATTACTTCGCTAGTGACGACCACCGAACCGGCTCCCAAGGTTGGGGGAGTTGTATGTACCGAAGGCTCTGGCATCACTTTGGCGGCTTTCTTGGTCTTACCCTTAGTACGCGTCTTATCCTTGATTTTATCTTTTGCTTTACCCAATTTGTCGGGCTTCGAATCCACCCAGACATTTGGCTCACTGGACGCAGGTGCCTGAGGTGGCGCTGGCGCCAATTCCGGGGGCATCGGAATCAGGACACTACCCTCCATCAAACGGCGGGCACTACGATGCATCACCACTTTACTGACAGTCCATTCCGTCCCCTTACCTTGCACATCTGCAGCCATTTCAGTCACGCCTGACGGCTGCCCGAAACGCAAAGTCCGGCTGGCATCCAACGCCTTGCCAATGGTCTGTGATACGACAGTGCCCGGGATATATGCCGCAACAGTCAATGCAATAGCGCCGGTACCGGTATAAGCATGATGCAATTTACCCATCGAGACAATGCGTGCCGACAAGTCATAGTCTGCCTTGCTGACCGCCTTGCCACTGGATGAAACAAAGTCGGCAGGTTTGGCCAGAAAACTGATCTTGGGTGTTGCTGGGCGGTTAGTCGTCGCGTCTTCCACTGTTGCAGCCAACCCCATCGCGACTGCAGCATGGGCTCGAATGGTCTCCAGCTTGCTGAGCAACGCCACCTGATGATTCACCTCTACCTGATTTTCCAAACCAGTCAAACCAAGATCTTTAGCTTTGACAAATACTGTCGGGTTACCAGCATCAATCAACGTCACCTTGATCTTGCCAATCCCTGCCAGCTCCAACGTATCGGTTTTATTGCCTGTCGGGAACAATTTACCGACACTCCCACCAGCCGGATCAAGAAACTCCAACTTGATATCGGCACCCGGAAAGGCCACACCATCAAACTGAAAATCCTGCTCGACAACCGGCTGACCATACTTGACCGGTACATAAGCCACAATCAGCTTATTGATGTTGGCCTGCCAGATGCGGATGGTGGTGATGCCTTCTTCTGCCGTGACCAATTTTTCTTCAATTGCGAATGGCCCGACAGCAGCGGTCAAATTGCCACAATTACCAGAAAAATCGATCAAACCATCTTCAATGGAAACATGCCCAAACAGGTAATCCACATCAGCATCATCACGACTGGAAACGCTCACCAACACCACTTTACTGGTACTGGAAGTACCACCACCGACACCATCGATCTGCTTGCCATATGGGTCCGGACTACCAATGGCGCGCAACAGAATGCGGTTGGCCATGGCCGGATCAGCCGGTAACGTGTCAGCACGGAAGAACAGTCCTTTGCTGGTACCACCTCGCATCAGGGCTGCTGGAATTTTGAGTTGATTCATCGATCACTTAACAGGCATGGCTTACGCCAATACCGAGAATTCATCACATGTTAGCCACTCGACGCCGAGGCGGAACAGGCTAACGCACAGAATATTTTTCCAAGGTAGGGTACAGGCTCCCAATACCCTTCCAGCTCATACCCCGGTCAATTTGATTTATCGTCACCCAACAACATCAAGCTGGCGAGCCAGGACAGCACACCATACAACAAGGCGCCCCAGAATGCAGCACCAAAGCCAGATACATGGAAACCTTTGACTACATAGGATACCAACCAGAA harbors:
- a CDS encoding VOC family protein, whose protein sequence is MIGLGGLHHVALICSDYSRSRYFYTVVLGLRVIAETWRAERESWKLDLALPDGVQLELFSFPSPPARPTRPEACGLRHLALRVANLDAALAHLRAYSVEVEPVRVDELTKRRFAFFQDPDGLPLELYED
- a CDS encoding NAD(P)H-dependent oxidoreductase, yielding MKHLLIVYASQSGRTFMMAESARRGAMAFADEVEWRVLPALQAGLDDLLWCDAILMGTPENFGYMSGALKDFLDRTYYPAQGLVEGLPFAVFISAGNDGTGALAAIERIARGYPLQRVAEPIICKGELTADALRACEELGATLAAGLSCGLF
- the pgi gene encoding glucose-6-phosphate isomerase → MSSLTQSPAWLALQAHFEQTRHLHLRELFQHDPGRAERMSIEVCDMLLDYSKNRVTDQTQRLLIDLAKQENLPQKIAAMFSGEKINVTENRAVLHTALRNRANTPVYVDGDDVMPKVNTVLTRIGSFCDRVRHGEWLGYTGQPITDIVNIGIGGSDLGPLMVCEALKTYGHPRLNMHFVSNVDGAQIADVLRKCHTATTLFVIESKTFTTSETLTNAHTARNWFLRSSRDEKAIAKHFVAVSTNAKAVSEFGIDTNNMFEFWNWVGGRYSLWSAIGLPIALLLGKEHFQALLTGAHMMDQHFRNAPLEKNMPVILALLGIWYGNFHGAASQVIAPYNQSLHRLPAYMQQLDMESNGKSVRMDGKRVDYQTSGVIWGETGINGQHAYFQMLHQGSQLIPIDFIASIENPSTLPDHHQILLANFFAQAEAFMRGKTEAEVRTELLAQGIDGENAERLLPHKIFEGNRPSNTLLLHRLDPKTLGALIALYEHKIFTQGVIWGINSFDQWGVELGKQLATTIHGELMNPLPAQHHDSSTNRLINYFKQRAKS
- a CDS encoding GIY-YIG nuclease family protein, with translation MDMDAFPPGQWVVYILRCGDDSLYTGVTNNLAKRINEHVQGTGARYTRSHLPVNLAYVELVEGKSQALKREIAIKRLPRAQKLVLLMIGSQKGE
- the prpF gene encoding 2-methylaconitate cis-trans isomerase PrpF, producing the protein MNQLKIPAALMRGGTSKGLFFRADTLPADPAMANRILLRAIGSPDPYGKQIDGVGGGTSSTSKVVLVSVSSRDDADVDYLFGHVSIEDGLIDFSGNCGNLTAAVGPFAIEEKLVTAEEGITTIRIWQANINKLIVAYVPVKYGQPVVEQDFQFDGVAFPGADIKLEFLDPAGGSVGKLFPTGNKTDTLELAGIGKIKVTLIDAGNPTVFVKAKDLGLTGLENQVEVNHQVALLSKLETIRAHAAVAMGLAATVEDATTNRPATPKISFLAKPADFVSSSGKAVSKADYDLSARIVSMGKLHHAYTGTGAIALTVAAYIPGTVVSQTIGKALDASRTLRFGQPSGVTEMAADVQGKGTEWTVSKVVMHRSARRLMEGSVLIPMPPELAPAPPQAPASSEPNVWVDSKPDKLGKAKDKIKDKTRTKGKTKKAAKVMPEPSVHTTPPTLGAGSVVVTSEVITTPVATSSSVVGQTQGNATAAEFVDGEGKPAKSRRRRRRKPKVKAGEEA
- the hexR gene encoding transcriptional regulator HexR; this encodes MLNKIQEVLDSLSKSERKVAELVLAQPNMVASAPIATIADQAGVSQPTVIRFCRSLDCNGLQDFKLRLTKSLVSGVPYVHQSVMSGDSPHDLIAKVFDNCVSSLLRTRNEMNPDSLQQAVGILASANKIEFYGLGNSGIIAADAQHKFFRLGVPTVSYSDPHIHGMAATMLQPGDAVVAISNTGRTADLIRSVQIAREVGAKVVGITRSNSPLAQYCHVALYADTPEDPDIYTPMVARIVHLAIIDALAVGVSLRRGPELIRQLEQVKRILKEKRVRGFE
- a CDS encoding DUF1853 family protein, giving the protein MHTTGLPTTLGDLHVRNLAWLATAPGLASAVPVNSCDACLTDAWYARCGEVLATWLQVQDASPQTLHAHVAPFVVGRLGYYVEALLAYLFEHAPGFGLIAQHLLIKRGQITIGELDFLAQLPEFGLSHVECAFKLFLQTGNGPTSLVGPNPADRLDLKLQRLQTHQLPMSAQPEALAMMPVRPGQALAWLKGWLFYAWHDWQAGQWLHPNGWWVYWRPSERPDWLNPTCQYAILPKVNWVATVTQHQVTTYDTQTLHAILAQRFSTHPRPMLIAELVQMSYRDWQERSRGFIVPSSWPAFAADSSKPIS